Proteins from one Gemmatimonadaceae bacterium genomic window:
- the rpsF gene encoding 30S ribosomal protein S6 produces the protein MTRQYEAVYVFDSTLEDTAITDKLSRLHGLLGNPGDLEVNHWGRRQLAYAIGRRENGYYAIAKFTADAATLPEYERAIKLDDSIIRHLITLYEHELGAPPMSEEELALANRRREQDDDEDEE, from the coding sequence ATGACGCGTCAATATGAGGCCGTCTATGTCTTCGACTCGACGCTCGAGGATACGGCCATCACCGACAAGCTGAGCCGCCTGCATGGCCTGCTCGGCAACCCAGGCGACCTGGAAGTGAATCATTGGGGCCGCCGCCAGCTCGCCTACGCGATCGGACGCCGCGAGAACGGCTACTACGCCATCGCCAAGTTCACGGCCGATGCCGCGACGCTGCCCGAGTACGAGCGCGCGATCAAGCTCGACGACAGCATCATTCGCCATCTCATCACGCTCTACGAGCACGAGCTCGGCGCTCCGCCGATGTCGGAAGAAGAGCTCGCCCTGGCCAACCGTCGTCGCGAGCAGGATGACGACGAGGACGAGGAATAA
- a CDS encoding 50S ribosomal protein L25/general stress protein Ctc: protein MATVSLSAQVRTETGTGVARKLRVAGQVPAVIYGHGRAPQSLAINTREIEKLLSTVSAGSTVIELGVDGRTARTLIREIQRHPTKRSIVHVDFQELVAGEKITVSIPLRFTGTADGVRNLGGILEEVMHQVHLRLDPASIPDHVDVDVTPLTIGHSIHIRELKLPEGVTVLDDPGATVCVCTAPKAEVAAVAAEGVEGAAVPEPELIRKPKAEGEEEAK, encoded by the coding sequence ATGGCAACTGTTTCCCTGAGCGCTCAGGTGCGCACCGAGACCGGCACGGGCGTCGCACGCAAGCTCCGCGTCGCCGGCCAGGTTCCCGCCGTCATCTACGGCCACGGCCGCGCGCCGCAGTCCCTCGCCATCAACACCCGCGAGATCGAAAAGCTCTTGAGCACCGTGTCGGCCGGCAGCACCGTGATCGAGCTCGGCGTCGACGGCCGCACGGCCCGCACGCTGATCCGCGAGATCCAGCGCCACCCGACCAAGCGCAGCATCGTCCACGTCGACTTCCAGGAGCTCGTGGCCGGTGAGAAGATCACCGTCAGCATTCCGCTCCGCTTCACCGGCACCGCCGACGGCGTGCGCAACTTGGGCGGCATTCTCGAGGAAGTCATGCACCAGGTGCACCTGCGCCTGGATCCGGCGAGCATCCCCGACCACGTGGACGTAGACGTCACGCCGCTGACGATCGGTCACAGCATCCACATTCGCGAGTTGAAGCTGCCCGAAGGCGTCACGGTGCTCGACGATCCGGGCGCGACGGTCTGCGTCTGCACCGCGCCGAAGGCGGAAGTCGCCGCCGTCGCGGCGGAAGGCGTCGAGGGCGCCGCCGTGCCCGAGCCGGAGCTCATTCGCAAGCCCAAGGCTGAGGGCGAGGAAGAAGCGAAGTAG
- a CDS encoding chloride channel protein — protein sequence MQRFLDWLQQRDWDEGATLMVFGALIGVAGGLSVVGFYGLIDLAHFVFIRFTEVRLPRVAQAFYRPLLTGVGLWSAWFVVRRTRIPDGQNVPDVQLAIAKRDGVIRTRPVVVRTIASALTLGSGGSAGSEGPVAVLGAGLGSTIARRLRFQARHTKILVGCGAAAGIAAAFNAPFAGAFFALEEVLGSFSVGAFSPVVIASVVGSLTVRPFLGGHPIFNARVPGSTHPAEVLLYPVLGIACGLASAFYSRAYLLASSIGGRAPRPRWLWPIVAGAVVGAIVLLSGTLLAGNGHLAIPEPIFGGLAWYTLLAIALAKIVATVVTLGFGGSGGVFTPTLFIGAALGGGLGVLGNQLVPSLIRARAWAFVGMGGMVAGATRAPLTAMFIVFEMTDDYTYVVPLMIVGVIAFTSARRFAPHGLYDGWLAARGEHVAHGVDQSIMDRTHVADAIDHDVGAVPEGASIDELVTAAAATRHGVLPVVDASRRYVGLITHHRLRDAIVARDTLGAVVLAADLAEWTEPVLPHNSLRQALAVMNARGVDALPVTSAATDGAEFAGLLSRHDVLLVYERSLATSV from the coding sequence GTGCAACGGTTTCTTGACTGGCTTCAGCAACGCGATTGGGACGAGGGTGCCACACTCATGGTGTTTGGCGCCCTCATTGGCGTTGCCGGCGGCCTTTCCGTCGTTGGATTCTACGGTCTCATCGACCTGGCGCACTTCGTCTTCATTCGCTTCACCGAAGTGCGCCTGCCGCGTGTGGCGCAGGCGTTCTATCGCCCGCTGCTGACAGGCGTCGGCTTGTGGTCCGCGTGGTTCGTCGTGCGCCGAACGCGCATTCCCGACGGACAAAACGTTCCGGATGTGCAGTTGGCGATCGCGAAGCGCGACGGCGTCATTCGCACGAGACCCGTCGTCGTGCGCACGATTGCGTCCGCGCTGACGCTCGGCTCGGGAGGATCCGCCGGCAGCGAGGGACCGGTCGCGGTGCTCGGCGCGGGACTCGGCTCGACGATCGCACGACGCCTTCGCTTTCAGGCCCGCCACACGAAGATCCTCGTCGGATGCGGCGCCGCCGCGGGCATCGCGGCCGCGTTCAACGCGCCGTTCGCCGGCGCCTTCTTCGCGCTCGAGGAAGTGCTTGGCTCGTTCTCGGTTGGCGCGTTCAGTCCCGTGGTGATCGCAAGCGTGGTTGGCTCACTCACCGTGCGTCCGTTCCTGGGCGGGCATCCAATCTTCAACGCGCGGGTGCCGGGGAGCACGCATCCCGCCGAAGTGCTGCTCTATCCCGTGCTTGGCATCGCCTGCGGGCTGGCGTCGGCGTTCTACTCGCGCGCGTATCTGCTCGCGAGCTCGATCGGCGGTCGCGCCCCTCGGCCACGCTGGTTGTGGCCGATCGTCGCGGGCGCCGTCGTCGGCGCGATCGTATTGCTCTCGGGTACGTTGCTCGCAGGCAATGGGCACCTCGCCATTCCGGAGCCGATCTTCGGGGGACTGGCGTGGTACACGCTGCTCGCGATCGCCCTCGCCAAGATTGTCGCGACCGTCGTCACGCTCGGCTTCGGCGGCTCGGGTGGAGTGTTCACACCGACCCTGTTCATCGGCGCCGCGCTCGGCGGCGGACTCGGTGTGCTCGGCAACCAGCTCGTACCATCGCTGATCAGAGCACGTGCGTGGGCCTTCGTCGGCATGGGCGGCATGGTGGCCGGAGCGACGCGCGCGCCACTGACCGCAATGTTCATCGTATTCGAGATGACGGACGATTACACGTACGTGGTGCCGTTGATGATCGTCGGCGTCATCGCCTTCACGTCGGCGCGACGCTTTGCGCCGCACGGGCTGTATGACGGATGGCTCGCCGCGCGAGGCGAACACGTCGCGCACGGTGTGGATCAGTCGATCATGGATCGGACGCACGTCGCCGACGCGATCGATCATGACGTCGGCGCCGTGCCCGAAGGCGCGTCGATCGACGAACTGGTGACCGCTGCCGCGGCGACGCGACACGGCGTGCTGCCCGTGGTCGACGCGAGCCGCAGGTATGTGGGCTTGATCACCCACCATCGGCTCCGTGACGCCATCGTCGCGCGCGATACGTTGGGCGCCGTAGTGCTCGCGGCGGATCTCGCCGAGTGGACGGAGCCGGTGTTGCCGCACAATTCCCTGCGGCAGGCGCTCGCGGTGATGAATGCACGCGGCGTCGATGCTCTTCCGGTGACGTCAGCTGCGACCGACGGCGCCGAGTTCGCGGGACTACTCAGCCGTCACGACGTGCTGCTCGTGTACGAGCGCAGCCTTGCCACCTCGGTGTAG
- the rplI gene encoding 50S ribosomal protein L9 produces the protein MEIILRQAIENLGKPGDVVKVKSGYARNYLLPHGLAYEATAGNLKRIQQERDRLEAAENERRQAASGIAEKLEQVSLTFSARVGEEGKLFGSVTAADVAQQLEAQGFHIEKRQIDLHEPIKALGVYRVPVRLHADVKPEVRVWVIKQ, from the coding sequence ATGGAAATCATTCTCCGCCAGGCGATCGAGAATCTCGGCAAGCCGGGCGACGTCGTGAAAGTGAAGTCGGGCTACGCTCGCAACTATCTGCTCCCGCACGGTCTCGCGTACGAAGCGACGGCCGGCAATCTCAAGCGCATTCAGCAGGAGCGCGACCGCCTCGAAGCCGCCGAGAACGAGCGTCGTCAGGCGGCGAGCGGCATCGCCGAAAAGCTGGAGCAGGTCTCGCTGACCTTCTCGGCGCGCGTGGGCGAAGAGGGGAAACTGTTCGGCTCCGTCACGGCGGCGGACGTTGCGCAGCAGCTCGAGGCGCAGGGCTTCCACATCGAGAAACGGCAGATCGACCTGCACGAGCCGATCAAGGCGCTCGGCGTGTATCGCGTGCCGGTCCGCCTGCATGCGGATGTGAAGCCGGAAGTGCGTGTTTGGGTGATTAAGCAGTAA
- the rsfS gene encoding ribosome silencing factor: MTSTPTTNSLALAQRAAQIAIDNKAQDVVLLDLRGVTDMTDFFIIASGTSDTATRSIGEHVLEEMKKEGSPAHHIEGLEKGRWVLLDFVDFVVHVFHPTLRNFYQLERLWADAEQIPI, translated from the coding sequence ATGACATCGACTCCAACGACCAACTCGCTGGCACTCGCGCAGCGCGCGGCTCAGATCGCGATCGACAACAAGGCGCAGGACGTGGTGCTGCTCGATCTGCGCGGCGTCACCGACATGACGGACTTCTTCATCATAGCCAGCGGCACGTCGGACACGGCGACCCGATCCATTGGTGAGCACGTGTTGGAGGAGATGAAGAAGGAAGGGTCGCCCGCGCATCACATCGAAGGGTTGGAAAAGGGCCGGTGGGTGCTGCTCGACTTCGTTGATTTCGTGGTGCACGTGTTCCATCCGACCTTGCGCAACTTCTATCAGCTCGAGCGGCTGTGGGCCGACGCGGAACAGATTCCGATCTAG
- a CDS encoding ribose-phosphate pyrophosphokinase: MDGLAVPSHGLKLLAGTANRPLAEGIAGHLGIELCKVNLGRFADGEISVRIDENVRGNDVFIMQPTNPPAENIMELLLLIDAARRASAARITCVMPYYGYGRQDRKDQPRVPIGAKLMANMIQAAGVDRVLGIDFHQHQLQGFFDVPVDHLYAMPVFTTHYRKMGLNDPVVVAPDVGSAKMARGFAKRLNAALAIIDKRRPKPNVSEVVNVVGEVEGHDCILVDDMIDTAGTVTEAARALVKLGAKDIYVCATHALLSGPARQRLDDAPIKELAVTDTVAIPEERRPKSLYMLSVAELLSKAIRFTHAEQSVSSLFD, encoded by the coding sequence GCTGTTGGCCGGCACCGCCAATCGGCCCCTCGCGGAGGGGATCGCCGGGCACCTCGGTATCGAGCTGTGCAAGGTCAACCTCGGCCGGTTCGCCGACGGGGAGATCTCGGTTCGCATCGACGAGAACGTGCGCGGCAATGATGTCTTCATCATGCAGCCCACGAATCCACCCGCCGAGAACATCATGGAGCTGTTGCTCCTGATCGACGCGGCGCGGCGGGCCTCGGCGGCGCGCATCACGTGTGTCATGCCGTACTACGGATACGGACGGCAGGATCGAAAGGATCAACCTCGTGTTCCCATCGGCGCCAAGCTGATGGCGAACATGATTCAGGCAGCGGGAGTCGATCGCGTGCTCGGGATCGACTTTCACCAGCATCAGTTGCAGGGCTTCTTCGACGTTCCGGTCGATCACCTGTACGCGATGCCGGTGTTCACCACGCACTACCGCAAGATGGGATTGAACGACCCGGTCGTCGTCGCACCCGACGTCGGCTCGGCGAAGATGGCACGGGGATTCGCGAAGCGACTGAACGCCGCACTGGCGATCATCGACAAGCGGCGCCCCAAGCCGAACGTATCGGAGGTCGTGAACGTCGTCGGTGAAGTCGAGGGACACGATTGTATTCTCGTCGACGACATGATCGACACCGCCGGCACGGTGACGGAAGCGGCCCGCGCGCTCGTGAAGTTGGGCGCGAAGGACATCTACGTGTGCGCGACGCATGCGCTGTTGTCCGGGCCGGCACGGCAGCGGCTGGACGATGCGCCGATCAAGGAGCTCGCGGTGACGGACACCGTGGCGATCCCCGAGGAGCGGCGGCCCAAGTCGCTGTACATGCTGTCGGTCGCCGAACTGTTGTCGAAGGCCATTCGCTTCACGCACGCCGAGCAGTCGGTGAGCTCGTTGTTCGATTAA
- the ychF gene encoding redox-regulated ATPase YchF: MLRLGIVGLPNVGKSTLFNALTSANVLAANYPFATKDPNVGRVNVPDPRLDVLTGIVKPERTVPAAVEFVDIAGLVKGASQGEGLGNQFLANIRETDAIVHVVRAFEDDDVLHVMGGIDPARDREVIEFELALADLSVVEKRLDRVKRASKTGDKEALAELGALERANASLAEGKPLWHAGLSAGDKETLKPLSLLTLKPILYAANVTDAELSGKEGKYLKTLRDTVAKSGEIAEVVPFSAKIEAELAELPADDRKAFLESLGLESAGLDRLIRAGYHLLGLQTYFTAGEQEVRAWTIHRGDTAPVAAGVIHTDFERGFIRAETVSYDDFVANGGWKAAREKGVVRSEGKEYVVQDGDVMLFRFNV; this comes from the coding sequence ATGCTCAGACTCGGCATCGTGGGACTGCCCAACGTCGGCAAGTCGACGCTGTTCAATGCGCTGACCTCGGCCAATGTCCTGGCCGCGAACTATCCGTTCGCGACCAAGGATCCGAACGTCGGCCGCGTCAACGTGCCCGACCCGCGCCTCGACGTGCTCACCGGCATCGTGAAACCGGAGCGCACCGTCCCGGCGGCCGTCGAATTCGTCGACATCGCGGGACTCGTCAAGGGCGCATCGCAAGGCGAAGGGCTCGGAAACCAGTTCCTGGCCAACATTCGCGAGACCGACGCGATCGTCCACGTCGTCCGCGCCTTCGAGGACGACGACGTGCTGCACGTCATGGGCGGCATCGATCCGGCGCGCGATCGCGAAGTCATCGAGTTCGAGCTCGCGCTCGCCGACCTGTCGGTGGTCGAGAAGCGTCTCGACCGCGTGAAGCGCGCCTCGAAGACCGGCGACAAGGAAGCACTCGCCGAGCTCGGTGCGCTCGAGCGCGCGAATGCCTCGCTGGCCGAAGGCAAGCCCCTGTGGCACGCGGGCCTCTCGGCCGGCGATAAGGAAACGCTAAAGCCGCTCTCGCTGCTCACGCTCAAGCCGATTCTCTACGCGGCCAACGTCACCGACGCCGAGCTGTCGGGCAAAGAAGGCAAGTACCTCAAGACGCTGCGCGACACCGTGGCAAAGAGCGGCGAGATCGCCGAGGTCGTTCCCTTCTCCGCCAAGATCGAAGCCGAGTTGGCCGAGCTGCCGGCGGACGATCGCAAGGCGTTTCTCGAGTCGCTCGGGCTGGAATCGGCGGGACTCGACCGCCTCATTCGCGCCGGCTATCACCTGCTCGGCCTGCAGACGTATTTCACGGCGGGCGAGCAGGAAGTTCGCGCGTGGACGATTCACCGCGGCGACACCGCGCCCGTTGCCGCCGGCGTGATTCACACCGACTTCGAGCGCGGCTTCATTCGCGCCGAGACCGTGAGCTACGACGACTTCGTCGCGAACGGTGGCTGGAAGGCTGCCCGCGAAAAAGGCGTCGTGCGATCGGAAGGCAAGGAGTACGTCGTCCAGGACGGCGACGTGATGCTCTTCCGGTTCAACGTCTAA
- the rpsR gene encoding 30S ribosomal protein S18, translated as MRRPQKTCPFCETRVRFIDYKDDRTLGRFITDHGKILPSRLSGTCSRHQRQLSTAIKRARYLAIIPYIRGMQA; from the coding sequence ATGCGCAGACCACAGAAGACCTGCCCGTTTTGCGAGACCCGCGTCCGTTTCATCGACTACAAGGATGATCGCACGCTCGGCCGCTTCATCACCGATCACGGCAAAATATTGCCGAGCCGCCTGAGCGGCACCTGCTCGCGTCATCAGCGCCAGTTGTCGACGGCGATTAAGCGTGCCCGCTATCTCGCGATCATTCCCTACATCCGCGGAATGCAGGCGTAG
- a CDS encoding SPOR domain-containing protein: MRRLLAFAIATILILACRGDEQSNPPPPRNASVSPARGPDALVLRVKRSGGVPTVVAYPRIDSTVWTATDAAPAIERVLAFDQDAGLIAAVDSRQLPFWIDLNVGAVTIGSRKPLRGLISVDGSTIYGVGADGAVARFTPSGNWTFKPRLPARAVFPQTNGTVLILGGRGASTRVWRIHPPETRITDSVLIPEVLSGVGAPLGDRIYFTTADHALIGLRARTLALGRRIEFDHPIRAVATTPSGDRFYVLTDSSTTLYVIDSFQDRIEARPELPGQARDLRVDAFGRYVLVRPAKGDSVWVLAIGTNQIVRTVASEWRGDAPFVSIDGAIAGVVNQNLVITGGSSATTRTLAGGASEFWYPFTWNGLRPRAAALDQPVKLPGDSDTTHVGSPTAETTTVVHAAPPPARLDSTKLGFSVSFAALLDETRAREAAAKITINGQTARVVAGMAGGTAVYNVILGPYPTRDEAERIGKASGQSYVVVVGTP; encoded by the coding sequence GTGCGCCGCCTTCTCGCGTTCGCGATCGCAACGATTCTGATCCTCGCGTGTCGGGGCGATGAGCAGTCGAATCCCCCGCCCCCGCGCAACGCGTCCGTGTCGCCCGCGCGGGGGCCGGACGCGCTCGTGCTGCGCGTGAAGCGAAGCGGCGGCGTGCCCACGGTCGTCGCGTACCCGCGGATCGATTCAACGGTGTGGACCGCCACCGACGCCGCGCCGGCCATCGAGCGTGTGCTGGCCTTTGACCAGGACGCCGGACTCATCGCGGCGGTGGATTCGCGCCAGCTTCCATTCTGGATCGATTTGAATGTCGGCGCGGTCACGATCGGCTCGCGGAAACCGCTGCGCGGCCTGATTTCAGTGGATGGCTCGACGATTTACGGCGTCGGCGCCGACGGCGCGGTTGCTCGCTTCACGCCGTCGGGGAACTGGACGTTCAAACCGCGGCTTCCGGCGCGCGCCGTCTTTCCCCAGACGAACGGCACCGTGCTGATTCTTGGCGGCCGCGGCGCGTCGACGCGGGTGTGGCGCATCCATCCACCCGAGACGCGCATCACCGACAGTGTCTTGATTCCCGAGGTCCTTTCGGGCGTCGGCGCTCCGTTGGGCGATCGCATTTATTTCACGACCGCCGATCATGCATTGATCGGCTTGCGCGCCCGCACGCTGGCGCTCGGCCGGCGCATCGAGTTCGACCATCCGATTCGCGCCGTCGCGACGACACCGAGTGGCGATCGATTCTACGTGCTGACCGATTCGTCGACTACGCTGTACGTCATCGACAGCTTTCAGGATCGCATCGAGGCGCGGCCCGAGCTTCCGGGTCAGGCGCGCGATCTTCGCGTCGACGCGTTCGGGCGCTACGTGCTCGTGCGTCCCGCAAAAGGCGATTCGGTGTGGGTGCTCGCCATTGGCACGAATCAGATCGTTCGCACGGTCGCGTCCGAGTGGCGAGGCGACGCACCGTTCGTGTCGATCGACGGCGCGATTGCCGGGGTCGTCAATCAGAATCTCGTCATCACGGGCGGTTCGAGCGCGACCACGCGCACCCTTGCGGGAGGGGCATCAGAGTTCTGGTATCCATTCACGTGGAACGGGCTTCGCCCGCGTGCAGCGGCATTGGACCAGCCCGTGAAGCTGCCGGGGGACAGTGATACGACGCACGTCGGCTCGCCGACGGCGGAGACGACCACGGTCGTGCATGCCGCGCCGCCGCCCGCGCGACTCGATTCAACGAAGCTTGGATTCTCCGTGTCGTTCGCCGCACTGCTCGATGAAACGCGCGCGCGCGAGGCGGCCGCGAAAATCACGATCAATGGACAGACCGCGCGCGTCGTCGCCGGCATGGCCGGCGGCACCGCGGTGTACAACGTCATCCTCGGCCCCTATCCAACACGCGACGAAGCGGAGCGCATCGGCAAAGCATCGGGACAGAGCTACGTCGTCGTGGTGGGGACGCCGTGA
- a CDS encoding DUF2232 domain-containing protein, protein MTDPGIAPPPDTPTPTVPPVPPASPVPPVPNAPVVSAPAERGWGKLLIAIAAFLFIPTIPQMRALLPLEQTMTLFVPAVAACALVGWWAGGRAFLAIAWVAIAVLVTAPSPAATDPFYNLARGWSLLLAGAFGLVCLFGTQRPLFPRALVALGVTLALAMVMSLIGPVTLSQAATIIAGEFARRNRETMDVMNQFIAGHPKEWQQFTTAVPQFASLPAETEQALTLLSKAGLAVFPALLALQSLAAMAMAWATYHRLGRARLGPPLRPLREFRFNDQLVWGLIVGLTIMLLPTLTALSGAGRNLLVFFGALYAVRGLGVLSWFSKPGRLRWAAIIGFALLFAPIVNVAALLGFLMLGVAALALGLGDTWADWRGRARSSPL, encoded by the coding sequence ATGACTGACCCAGGCATCGCACCGCCGCCCGATACGCCGACCCCGACGGTACCTCCCGTGCCGCCGGCGTCACCCGTGCCGCCCGTGCCGAACGCTCCCGTGGTGTCGGCGCCGGCGGAGCGCGGATGGGGAAAGCTCCTCATCGCGATCGCGGCGTTTCTATTCATCCCCACGATCCCGCAGATGCGGGCGTTGCTGCCGCTCGAACAGACGATGACGCTGTTCGTGCCGGCCGTCGCCGCGTGTGCGCTCGTGGGTTGGTGGGCGGGAGGGCGCGCGTTTCTCGCGATTGCTTGGGTCGCGATTGCCGTGCTGGTCACGGCGCCGTCGCCGGCGGCAACGGATCCGTTCTACAATCTCGCGCGCGGTTGGAGCTTGCTGCTCGCCGGGGCGTTCGGACTCGTCTGCTTGTTCGGGACCCAGCGGCCGCTGTTTCCGCGAGCACTCGTCGCGCTCGGCGTGACGTTGGCGCTGGCGATGGTCATGAGTTTGATCGGACCGGTGACGCTGTCGCAGGCGGCCACGATCATCGCGGGAGAATTCGCACGGCGCAATCGCGAGACGATGGACGTGATGAATCAGTTCATCGCGGGCCACCCGAAGGAATGGCAGCAGTTCACGACGGCGGTGCCGCAGTTCGCGTCGCTGCCGGCGGAGACCGAGCAGGCCCTGACACTGCTGAGCAAGGCCGGCCTCGCGGTCTTTCCGGCGTTGCTCGCGCTGCAATCGCTGGCGGCGATGGCGATGGCGTGGGCAACGTATCATCGTCTCGGGCGGGCGCGGCTTGGTCCGCCGCTTCGTCCGCTGCGCGAATTTCGTTTCAACGATCAGCTGGTGTGGGGCCTCATCGTGGGTCTCACGATCATGCTGCTGCCGACGCTTACCGCGCTGAGCGGTGCGGGTCGGAATCTGCTCGTGTTTTTCGGTGCGCTGTACGCCGTGCGCGGCCTGGGTGTGTTGTCCTGGTTCTCCAAACCCGGACGGCTGCGCTGGGCGGCCATCATCGGATTCGCATTGCTCTTCGCGCCCATCGTCAACGTCGCCGCGTTGCTCGGATTCCTGATGCTTGGCGTCGCGGCGTTGGCACTTGGGTTAGGCGACACCTGGGCCGACTGGCGCGGGCGTGCGCGCTCTAGTCCTCTCTAA
- the pth gene encoding aminoacyl-tRNA hydrolase: protein MKVIVGLGNPGKEYERTRHNVGWWVVDHLADVWRFDGWKKDGEARVANGTLGNVKVRLVKPQTYMNLSGQALRPYARRPFWSAATDLIVVVDEVQLPIGRFRFRAKGSAGGHNGLKSIEHHLETQDYSRLRIGVGPEEGRERGAILSDYVLGDFGKHDAEVVRNLLPELTEALEVWAKDGITPVMNRFPGH from the coding sequence ATGAAAGTCATCGTCGGCCTGGGCAATCCGGGCAAGGAATACGAGCGCACGCGACACAACGTCGGCTGGTGGGTGGTCGACCACCTCGCCGACGTTTGGCGTTTCGACGGATGGAAGAAGGACGGCGAAGCGCGCGTCGCGAACGGCACGCTCGGGAACGTGAAGGTGCGGCTGGTGAAGCCGCAGACCTACATGAATCTGAGCGGGCAGGCGCTGCGCCCCTATGCGCGGCGGCCGTTCTGGTCGGCGGCGACCGATCTGATCGTCGTCGTCGACGAAGTGCAGCTCCCGATCGGACGCTTTCGCTTTCGCGCGAAAGGAAGCGCCGGCGGGCACAACGGCCTCAAAAGCATCGAACATCATCTCGAAACGCAGGATTACTCGCGCCTGCGCATTGGCGTGGGGCCCGAGGAAGGCCGTGAGCGCGGCGCCATTCTCAGTGACTACGTGCTCGGCGACTTCGGCAAGCACGACGCCGAGGTGGTGCGGAATCTCCTGCCCGAGCTGACCGAGGCGCTGGAGGTGTGGGCGAAGGACGGTATCACGCCGGTGATGAACCGATTTCCCGGTCATTAG